From a single Planctomycetota bacterium genomic region:
- a CDS encoding PHB depolymerase family esterase — translation MFATLLASALLAFIGQAPAETGSRDVTFENRAPSSEPTELVRRFAWPGQWRTQQQYELANERFHLRVPDTREPNGEPFGLLVWISPTPDGRVPPNYEAALDKHRLIWVSAHNTGNDRNLMQRLGLALDAAYNVPFQYDIDPERVYVAGLSGGGRCASHLGVNYSDIFRGALPIIGCNFYREVEPPSRPGKLWRAFHAPTPGMKKLAAMQPLVIVTGSGDGNREQCHTYAQAYEADGFTAVTYIEVQGMGHTYPPAETFDKALGHLDERDGPDEATLKRHDLADRRLDDALADLEDKPLVGKRKLRGLARSMPDTPAGRRARFIADRLDVGLPIEQD, via the coding sequence ATGTTTGCAACGCTCCTCGCGTCGGCGCTCCTGGCATTCATCGGCCAAGCTCCAGCCGAAACCGGGTCACGAGACGTGACCTTCGAGAACCGCGCGCCATCGTCGGAGCCGACCGAGTTGGTCCGGCGTTTCGCGTGGCCCGGGCAATGGCGGACGCAGCAGCAATATGAGCTCGCCAACGAACGCTTCCATTTACGCGTGCCCGACACCCGCGAGCCGAACGGCGAACCGTTCGGCTTGCTGGTGTGGATCTCACCCACGCCGGACGGACGCGTCCCGCCCAACTACGAAGCGGCACTCGACAAGCACCGCTTGATCTGGGTCAGCGCCCACAACACCGGCAACGACCGCAACCTGATGCAGCGGCTCGGGCTTGCGCTCGACGCGGCCTACAACGTTCCGTTCCAATACGACATCGACCCGGAACGCGTGTATGTCGCCGGCCTCTCCGGCGGCGGTCGATGTGCAAGCCATCTCGGCGTGAACTACTCGGACATCTTCCGCGGTGCCCTGCCGATCATCGGCTGCAACTTCTATCGCGAAGTCGAGCCGCCATCCCGACCGGGCAAGCTATGGCGCGCGTTTCATGCCCCGACACCCGGCATGAAGAAGCTCGCCGCCATGCAGCCGCTCGTCATCGTCACCGGCAGCGGCGACGGCAACCGCGAGCAATGCCACACCTACGCCCAAGCTTACGAGGCCGACGGCTTCACGGCGGTGACGTACATCGAGGTTCAGGGCATGGGTCATACCTACCCGCCGGCCGAAACGTTCGACAAGGCGCTCGGTCATCTCGACGAACGCGACGGACCGGACGAAGCAACACTCAAGCGCCACGACCTCGCCGACCGCCGGCTCGACGACGCACTGGCCGATCTCGAGGACAAACCGTTGGTCGGCAAACGGAAGCTACGCGGCTTGGCCCGCAGCATGCCAGACACGCCGGCCGGCCGACGTGCCCGATTCATAGCCGACCGACTCGATGTCGGCTTGCCGATCGAGCAAGACTAG